In one Halosimplex halophilum genomic region, the following are encoded:
- the kdgK1 gene encoding bifunctional 2-dehydro-3-deoxygluconokinase/2-dehydro-3-deoxygalactonokinase, which produces MTDLVTAGESMLRLSPPDHQRLEAMDELDVHVAGAESNVAVAAGRLGLDTAWVSKLPDSPLGRRVTSALGTHGVDADVVWDDDARMGTYYVEMAGKPRGTNVIYDRADSAVTTATADELATDRIAAADAFHTTGITPALSETLRGTTADLLELAGDHDTTTVFDVNYRSKLWSPEEARDTLEDLFPDVDVLVVAVRDARTVLDREGDAEAISRGLAEEFGFELTLVTRGGEGSLALADGEVHEQGVFEADEYDTVGTGDAFVGGFLASWLDGGSVPEALEYGAATASLKRTIPGDIALVSPEEVERVVESGEQGGISR; this is translated from the coding sequence ATGACCGACCTCGTGACCGCCGGCGAGTCGATGCTCAGGCTCTCGCCGCCGGACCACCAGCGCCTCGAAGCGATGGACGAACTCGACGTGCACGTCGCGGGCGCCGAGAGCAACGTCGCCGTCGCCGCCGGGCGGCTCGGCCTCGACACCGCCTGGGTGTCGAAACTGCCCGACTCCCCGCTGGGCCGGCGGGTGACCAGCGCCCTGGGCACCCACGGCGTCGACGCCGACGTGGTCTGGGACGACGACGCCCGCATGGGCACCTACTACGTCGAGATGGCCGGCAAACCCCGCGGGACCAACGTCATCTACGACCGCGCCGACTCGGCGGTCACCACCGCCACCGCGGACGAACTCGCCACCGACCGGATCGCCGCGGCCGACGCCTTCCACACGACCGGGATCACGCCCGCCCTCTCCGAGACGCTGCGGGGAACGACGGCGGACCTGCTCGAACTCGCCGGCGACCACGACACGACGACGGTCTTCGACGTGAACTATCGCTCGAAGCTCTGGTCCCCCGAGGAGGCCCGCGACACCCTGGAGGATCTGTTCCCCGACGTCGACGTGCTCGTCGTCGCCGTCCGCGACGCCCGTACCGTTCTCGACCGCGAGGGTGACGCCGAGGCCATCTCCCGGGGACTCGCCGAGGAGTTCGGCTTCGAGCTGACGCTGGTGACCCGGGGCGGCGAGGGGTCGCTCGCGCTCGCGGACGGCGAGGTACACGAACAGGGCGTCTTCGAGGCCGACGAGTACGACACCGTCGGCACCGGCGACGCCTTCGTCGGCGGCTTCCTCGCCTCGTGGCTCGACGGGGGGTCGGTCCCCGAGGCCCTGGAGTACGGCGCGGCCACGGCCTCGCTCAAGCGGACCATCCCCGGCGACATCGCCCTGGTCAGTCCCGAGGAAGTCGAGCGGGTCGTCGAGTCCGGCGAACAGGGCGGGATCTCCCGGTAG
- a CDS encoding Lrp/AsnC family transcriptional regulator, protein MSYRIDEIDERILYYLAGDARNTTAPTIAEEVDVTPATVRNRIRQLEEAGIIRGYHADIDYEATDGRMTTQFTCTAPVGERSAIANEALATPGVVGVRELLAGQENVVVTAVGSDTGDINRIAQQLSAAGLTIEREDIVREETTQPYGSFAPEVDSPRSAVTDFQSVVGGAEVVEFTVQEDAAITGRTLEDANGDGLLPDEALVVSIERGDDRITPDGDTRIETGDVVSVFSPETFPEELVRAFEASE, encoded by the coding sequence ATGAGTTATCGGATCGACGAGATCGACGAGCGCATCCTCTACTACCTCGCGGGCGACGCGCGGAACACGACGGCGCCGACGATCGCGGAGGAGGTCGACGTGACGCCCGCGACGGTCCGCAACCGGATCCGCCAGCTGGAGGAGGCGGGGATCATCCGCGGGTACCACGCCGACATCGACTACGAGGCGACCGACGGGAGGATGACGACGCAGTTCACCTGTACGGCGCCGGTGGGCGAGCGCTCGGCCATCGCGAACGAGGCCCTCGCGACGCCCGGCGTCGTCGGCGTGCGCGAACTGCTCGCCGGGCAGGAGAACGTCGTCGTCACGGCCGTCGGGTCGGACACGGGCGACATCAACCGGATCGCCCAGCAGCTGTCGGCGGCCGGGCTGACGATCGAGCGGGAGGACATCGTCCGCGAGGAGACGACCCAGCCCTACGGGTCGTTCGCGCCCGAGGTCGACTCCCCGCGGTCGGCGGTCACCGACTTCCAGAGCGTGGTCGGCGGTGCCGAGGTGGTCGAGTTCACCGTCCAGGAGGACGCCGCGATCACCGGGAGGACGCTCGAGGACGCTAACGGGGACGGGCTCCTCCCCGACGAGGCGCTGGTGGTCAGCATCGAACGGGGCGACGACCGCATCACGCCCGACGGGGACACCCGGATCGAGACCGGCGACGTCGTGTCGGTATTCTCGCCCGAGACGTTCCCGGAGGAGCTCGTCCGGGCGTTCGAAGCGAGCGAATGA
- a CDS encoding HVO_0649 family zinc finger protein, with the protein MTSDETSSALEKLRDYYDHEELVCPDCGYEDEGGSWDSETDGEVVEYTHECPECGAVREHTLEIGDE; encoded by the coding sequence ATGACCAGTGACGAAACGAGTTCGGCGCTGGAGAAGCTACGGGACTACTACGACCACGAGGAGCTCGTCTGTCCCGACTGCGGGTACGAGGACGAGGGCGGTAGCTGGGACAGCGAGACCGACGGCGAAGTGGTCGAGTACACCCACGAGTGCCCCGAGTGCGGGGCCGTCAGGGAACACACGCTGGAGATCGGCGACGAGTGA
- a CDS encoding TrkH family potassium uptake protein, with product MNADVRVDWRASVSLTGSVVKWLAVPMLFPVALALYYGQGIEPFLVTVPLALAVGWSLEQLHDEPGEALGAREGFLMVALTWLLVSLVGAVPYVAEGWLTAYGSASTLKWPVNALFESMSGFTTTGSTVMGTISFEHHSRALLMWRQLSQWLGGMGIVVLAIAILPELSVGGAQLMDAEAPGPGIEKLTPRIAETARTLWGLYLGLTALEIVGLYAFHRVGVAPEMTLYNAVAHGFTTMPTGGFSPEARSIEAFSAVVQWFVIPFMVAAGTNFALFWHCWNRDLRTVVEDVEFGSYLGIIGVLAALVAGLLFTAPGHDALTGALEPSLRHAAFQVTSIVTTTGYASTNFDLWGRQAKFVLLFAMFVGGSAGSTGGSIKVIRWVVIVKSLFRELFTTVHPEAVEPVRLGDTAIDESTIRGVYAFTLLYLVIFAVATVVVVLVGHTGESLSVFEGTSAVAATLGNVGPGVVGPMANFEGFPALSKLLMVFLMWIGRLEIFPVLVLLTRAYWRS from the coding sequence ATGAACGCCGACGTCCGCGTCGACTGGCGGGCGAGCGTGAGCCTCACCGGGAGCGTCGTCAAGTGGCTCGCGGTGCCGATGCTGTTCCCGGTGGCTCTGGCGCTGTACTACGGTCAGGGGATCGAGCCGTTCCTGGTGACCGTCCCGCTCGCCCTCGCGGTCGGCTGGTCGCTGGAGCAACTCCACGACGAGCCCGGAGAGGCGCTGGGCGCCCGCGAGGGGTTCCTGATGGTCGCGCTGACGTGGCTGCTGGTCAGTCTCGTCGGCGCCGTCCCGTACGTCGCGGAGGGGTGGCTGACCGCCTACGGGTCGGCCTCGACGCTGAAGTGGCCGGTCAACGCCCTGTTCGAGTCGATGAGCGGGTTCACCACCACGGGGTCGACCGTGATGGGCACCATCTCCTTCGAGCACCACTCGCGGGCGCTGCTGATGTGGCGCCAGCTCTCCCAGTGGCTCGGCGGGATGGGGATCGTCGTCCTCGCCATCGCCATCCTCCCGGAGCTGTCGGTCGGCGGCGCCCAGCTGATGGACGCCGAAGCGCCGGGCCCGGGCATCGAGAAACTCACCCCGCGGATCGCCGAGACCGCCCGCACCCTCTGGGGCCTCTATCTCGGCCTGACCGCGCTGGAGATCGTCGGCCTCTACGCCTTCCACCGGGTCGGCGTCGCGCCAGAGATGACGCTGTACAACGCCGTCGCCCACGGGTTCACGACGATGCCGACCGGCGGGTTCTCGCCGGAAGCCAGGTCCATCGAGGCGTTCTCCGCGGTGGTCCAGTGGTTCGTGATCCCGTTCATGGTCGCCGCGGGGACGAACTTCGCGCTGTTCTGGCACTGCTGGAACCGCGACCTCCGGACCGTCGTCGAGGACGTGGAGTTCGGCTCGTATCTGGGGATCATCGGCGTGCTCGCCGCGCTGGTCGCCGGCCTCCTCTTCACCGCCCCCGGCCACGACGCGCTCACGGGCGCCCTCGAACCGTCGCTGCGCCACGCCGCCTTCCAGGTCACGTCCATCGTCACCACGACGGGGTACGCGAGCACGAACTTCGACCTCTGGGGCCGACAGGCCAAGTTCGTGCTCCTGTTCGCCATGTTCGTCGGCGGCTCGGCCGGCAGTACCGGCGGGTCGATCAAGGTCATCCGCTGGGTCGTGATCGTCAAGTCGCTGTTCCGCGAGCTGTTCACCACGGTCCACCCGGAGGCCGTCGAGCCCGTCCGCCTGGGGGACACGGCCATCGACGAGTCGACGATCCGCGGCGTCTACGCCTTCACGCTCCTGTATCTGGTCATCTTCGCCGTCGCGACGGTGGTCGTCGTCCTCGTCGGTCACACCGGGGAGTCGCTGTCGGTGTTCGAGGGGACCAGCGCCGTCGCCGCGACGCTCGGCAACGTCGGCCCCGGCGTCGTCGGCCCGATGGCGAACTTCGAGGGGTTCCCCGCCCTCTCGAAGCTGCTGATGGTCTTCCTGATGTGGATCGGCCGCCTGGAGATCTTCCCCGTGCTCGTCCTGCTCACGCGGGCGTACTGGCGATCCTGA
- the pyk gene encoding pyruvate kinase, with the protein MRSAKIVCTLGPASESEETIEALAEAGMSVARMNASHGTPEHRRELVDRIRTVDRRTDRPVAAMLDLPGPEVRTAPIRDEITLEGGSTVRFVEGDEATPEEIGVSHDISAVEPGDVVLLDDGRIETTVESVDDGVVTATVESGGDLGARKGVNVPGVDLGLPVITDQDREELQVAADKEVDFVAASFVRDGEDVYEITDALDELGADIPVIAKIERDVAVENLEGIIDAAYGVMVARGDLGVECPLEDVPMIQKRIIRRCHEAGVPVITATEMLDSMVTARRPTRAEASDVANAVLDGTDAVMLSGETAIGDHPVRVVDTMNRIVKDVEESPEYAENREQRVPTADETRTDALARSARFLARDIDAAAIVAASESGYTALKAAKFRPSIPIVASTPSERIRRRLALSWGIIPKSSPYTADGADAVINNAVQSALDTGAADSGDTVVVLSGMMTELEGVNTANMLKVHVASETIASGRSVVEGLVSGELHWTDDGDLSELPEGAILAVPEDFDGEFTGDIEKLAGIVDRHGGMTSYAAIVARELDVPMISNASLPREVESGTVVTLDAERGIVYDEAIQSRARERTAERDL; encoded by the coding sequence ATGCGTAGCGCGAAGATAGTGTGTACGCTGGGGCCCGCCAGCGAGTCCGAGGAGACGATCGAGGCGCTCGCGGAGGCGGGGATGTCCGTCGCGCGGATGAACGCCAGCCACGGCACGCCCGAACACAGGCGGGAGCTCGTCGACCGCATCCGAACGGTCGACCGCCGGACGGACCGCCCGGTCGCGGCGATGCTCGACCTGCCCGGGCCGGAGGTCCGGACGGCGCCGATCCGCGACGAGATAACGCTCGAGGGCGGGTCGACCGTCCGGTTCGTCGAGGGCGACGAGGCGACGCCCGAGGAGATCGGCGTCTCCCACGACATCTCCGCGGTCGAGCCGGGCGACGTGGTCCTGCTGGACGACGGGCGCATCGAGACGACCGTCGAGTCGGTCGACGACGGCGTCGTCACCGCGACCGTCGAGAGCGGCGGCGACCTCGGGGCGCGCAAGGGCGTCAACGTCCCCGGCGTCGACCTGGGGCTGCCGGTCATCACCGACCAGGACCGCGAGGAACTGCAGGTCGCGGCCGACAAGGAGGTCGACTTCGTCGCGGCGAGTTTCGTCCGCGACGGCGAGGACGTCTACGAGATCACCGACGCGCTGGACGAACTCGGCGCGGACATCCCCGTCATCGCGAAGATCGAGCGGGACGTGGCCGTCGAGAACCTGGAGGGGATCATCGACGCGGCCTACGGCGTGATGGTCGCCCGCGGGGATCTGGGCGTGGAGTGCCCGCTGGAGGACGTGCCGATGATCCAGAAGCGGATCATCCGGCGGTGCCACGAGGCGGGCGTGCCCGTCATCACCGCGACGGAGATGCTCGACTCGATGGTGACGGCCCGGCGGCCCACGCGCGCGGAGGCGTCGGACGTGGCCAACGCCGTCCTCGACGGCACAGACGCGGTGATGCTGTCGGGCGAGACGGCCATCGGGGACCACCCCGTCCGGGTGGTCGACACGATGAACCGGATCGTGAAGGACGTCGAGGAGTCCCCCGAGTACGCCGAGAACCGCGAGCAGCGCGTGCCCACCGCCGACGAGACGCGGACGGACGCGCTCGCCCGCTCGGCCCGCTTCCTCGCGCGGGACATCGACGCGGCGGCGATCGTCGCGGCCAGCGAGTCCGGCTACACCGCGCTGAAGGCCGCGAAGTTCCGCCCGTCGATCCCGATCGTCGCCTCGACGCCCAGCGAACGGATCCGCCGTCGGCTCGCGCTGTCGTGGGGGATCATCCCCAAGAGCTCGCCCTACACGGCCGACGGCGCCGACGCGGTCATCAACAACGCCGTCCAGTCGGCGCTCGACACCGGCGCGGCCGACAGCGGCGACACCGTGGTCGTCCTCTCGGGCATGATGACCGAACTCGAAGGGGTGAACACGGCGAACATGCTGAAGGTCCACGTCGCCTCCGAGACCATCGCCTCCGGGCGCTCGGTCGTCGAGGGGCTCGTCTCCGGGGAGCTCCACTGGACCGACGACGGCGACCTCTCCGAACTCCCCGAGGGGGCGATCCTGGCTGTCCCGGAGGACTTCGACGGGGAGTTCACCGGCGACATCGAGAAGCTGGCGGGGATCGTCGACCGCCACGGCGGCATGACGAGCTACGCGGCCATCGTCGCGCGCGAGCTCGACGTGCCGATGATCTCCAACGCGTCGCTGCCCCGCGAGGTTGAGTCGGGGACCGTCGTGACGCTGGACGCCGAACGGGGCATCGTCTACGACGAGGCGATCCAGAGTCGCGCGCGCGAGCGCACGGCCGAACGGGACCTGTAG
- a CDS encoding ROK family protein, protein MATYAGVDLGATNIRAVVGDESGTVVASRRTETPQGPNGIAVTEAVLDALRGAADEAGVDPTRIAAVGIGSIGPLDLAEGAIDNPANLPDSIDRIPLTGPIGELVDSDDIYLHNDTTAGVIGERFYSERNPDDMVYLTISSGIGAGVCVDGEVIQGWDGNAGEVGHMTVDPNGFMTCGCGVDGHWEAYCSGNNIFRYARRLHDEDPVDTSMPLDSADFSSADVFAHAAEGDEFAEHVLDQVTRWNVIAIANIVDAYAPLVIYVGGAVTLNNPERTLDPIRDRLDDVVFGNVPDVQLTTLGDDVVVKGALASAMTGGTGDRSRVR, encoded by the coding sequence ATGGCCACCTACGCAGGGGTCGACCTCGGCGCGACGAACATCCGCGCCGTCGTGGGGGACGAGTCGGGGACCGTCGTCGCGTCCCGGCGGACGGAGACGCCCCAGGGACCGAACGGCATCGCGGTCACGGAGGCGGTCCTCGACGCGCTCCGCGGCGCCGCCGACGAGGCGGGCGTCGACCCGACGCGGATCGCCGCCGTCGGCATCGGCTCCATCGGCCCGCTCGACCTCGCGGAGGGGGCGATCGACAACCCCGCGAACCTCCCGGACTCCATCGACCGCATCCCGCTGACCGGCCCCATCGGGGAACTCGTCGACAGCGACGATATCTATCTGCACAACGACACTACCGCCGGCGTCATCGGGGAGCGGTTCTACTCGGAGCGCAACCCCGACGACATGGTCTATCTCACCATCTCCAGCGGCATCGGCGCCGGCGTCTGCGTCGACGGCGAAGTCATCCAGGGGTGGGACGGCAACGCCGGCGAAGTCGGGCACATGACCGTCGACCCCAACGGCTTCATGACCTGTGGCTGCGGCGTCGACGGCCACTGGGAGGCCTACTGCTCGGGCAACAACATCTTCCGGTACGCCCGGCGGCTCCACGACGAGGACCCCGTCGACACGTCGATGCCGCTGGACAGCGCCGACTTCTCCTCGGCGGACGTGTTCGCTCACGCCGCGGAGGGCGACGAGTTCGCCGAGCACGTCCTCGACCAGGTGACCCGGTGGAACGTCATCGCCATCGCCAACATCGTCGACGCCTACGCCCCGCTGGTCATCTACGTCGGCGGCGCCGTCACGCTCAACAACCCCGAGCGGACCCTCGACCCGATCCGCGACCGGCTCGACGACGTGGTCTTCGGCAACGTCCCGGACGTGCAGCTGACTACGCTCGGCGACGACGTGGTCGTCAAGGGCGCGCTCGCCAGCGCCATGACCGGCGGCACCGGCGACCGATCGCGGGTCCGGTAA